In a single window of the Gossypium hirsutum isolate 1008001.06 chromosome A13, Gossypium_hirsutum_v2.1, whole genome shotgun sequence genome:
- the LOC121212693 gene encoding probable NOT transcription complex subunit VIP2 isoform X3 — translation MSGLLNSSVNGSASNIPDSSGRSFATSFSGQSGAASPGFHHTGTIQGLHGIHGSFNVPNMPGTLTSRNSTLSNVPTGGVQQPTGNLSGGRFASNNLPVALSQLSHGSSHGHSGVTNRGGISVVGNPGFSSNTNGVGGSIPGILPTSAAIGNRNAVPGLGVSPILGNSGPRITSSMGNMVGGGNIGRSISSGGGLSVPGLASRLNLSANSGSGSLSMQGQNRLMSGVLPQGSPQLTSRPSSAGGPQGQLGSLRKQGPSPIVQQNQEFSIQNEDFPALPGFRGGNADYGMDLHQKDQLHDNTMLMMQSQHFSMGRPAGFNLGGSYSSHRPQQQQQHVPSASSSGVSFSPVNNQDLLHLHGSDIFPSSHSSYHSQTSGPPGIGLRPLNSSNSVSGMGYDQLIQQYQQHQNQSQLRLQQMSAVNQSFSEPGMKPMQAAQSNHDPYGLLGLQSVLRMNDLDLTSLALGIDLTTLGLNLNSSENLYKTFGSPWSDEPAKGDPEFTVPQCYYAKQPPPLHQGYFSKFTVDTLFYIFYSMPKDEAQLYAANELYNRGWFYHKEHWCWFIRVPNVEPLVKTNTYERGSYHCFDPISFETVRKDNFVVHYEMLEKRPALPQH, via the exons ATGTCGGGATTACTTAAT TCTTCTGTCAACGGATCAGCATCAAATATTCCAGACAGCAGCGGACGTTCTTTCGCTACATCTTTCTCTGGTCAGTCTGGTGCAGCCTCCCCTGGTTTCCATCACACTG GCACTATTCAGGGCCTTCATGGTATTCATGGTAGCTTTAATGTTCCCAACATGCCTGGTACTCTCACATCAAGAAACTCGACTTTAAGTAATGTTCCAACTGGTGGGGTTCAACAACCTACTGGGAACCTATCTGGTGGAAGATTCGCCTCAAATAATCTCCCTGTTGCTCTTTCTCAG TTATCTCATGGCAGTTCCCATGGGCATTCAGGAGTAACCAATAGAGGAGGTATTAGTGTTGTAGGAAACCCTGGATTTAGTAGTAACACAAATGGAGTTGGTGGTTCTATACCTGGAATTCTCCCAACATCTGCTGCGATTGGTAACCGCAATGCTGTTCCAGGATTGGGAGTATCCCCAATTTTGGGAAATTCAGGTCCTAGGATAACTAGTTCTATGGGAAACATGGTTGGTGGGGGCAACATTGGGAGGAGCATAAGCTCGGGTGGAGGATTATCCGTGCCTGGTCTTGCTTCTCGCCTGAACTTAAGTGCCAATAGTGGATCTGGAAGTTTAAGCATGCAGGGTCAGAATAGGTTGATGAGTGGTGTGCTTCCTCAAG GATCTCCTCAG TTGACAAGTCGTCCTAGTTCTGCTGGAGGGCCTCAGGGACAATTGG GCTCATTACGAAAACAAGGTCCTAGTCCCATTGTCCAACAAAACCAAGAGTTCAGCATTCAAAATGAAGATTTCCCTGCTTTACCAGGATTTAGAG GTGGTAATGCTGACTATGGAATGGATTTGCACCAGAAAGATCAACTTCATGACAATACCATGTTAATGATGCAATCTCAGCACTTCTCT ATGGGGAGGCCTGCAGGATTTAACTTGGGTGGATCCTATTCTTCTCATCGCCCGCAGCAGCAACAGCAACATGTGCCATCAGCCAGTAGCAGTGGAGTCTCCTTTTCACCTGTAAACAACCAAGATCTTCTCCATTTACATGGCTCTGATATTTTCCCATCTTCACATTCGAGCTACCACTCGCAG ACCAGTGGACCACCTGGGATTGGGCTAAGGCCTCTAAATTCCTCGAATTCGGTTTCTGGTATGGGTTATGACCAGCTCATACAGCAATACCAGCAGCATCAAAACCAGTCCCAGCTCCGTCTGCAACAGATGTCAGCAGTCAATCAATCATTTAGTGAACCTGGGATGAAGCCAATGCAGGCTGCGCAGTCTAATCATGACCCCTATGGATTACTTGGGTTGCAAAGCGTGCTAAGGATGAATGATCTTGATCTGACTTCCCTTGCTCTCGGAATTGATCTGACTACACTCgggttaaatttgaattcatCGGAAAATCTTTACAAGACATTTGGTTCTCCATGGTCTGATGAACCAGCTAAGGGTGACCCGGAGTTCACTGTGCCACAATGTTATTACGCTAAGCAACCACCTCCTTTACAC CAAggttatttttcaaagttcaCTGTGGACACATTGTTCTATATATTTTACAG CATGCCAAAAGATGAAGCTCAATTATACGCTGCAAATGAACT TTACAATAGAGGCTGGTTTTACCACAAGGAGCACTGGTGTTGGTTCATAAGGGTTCCCAATGTGGAGCCACTAGTGAAGACGAACACGTACGAGAGAGGTTCTTATCACTGTTTTGATCCGATATCATTTGAAACAGTCCGCAAG GATAATTTCGTTGTTCATTACGAGATGTTGGAAAAAAGACCAGCATTACCTCAACATTAA
- the LOC121212693 gene encoding probable NOT transcription complex subunit VIP2 isoform X1, producing the protein MSGLLNSSVNGSASNIPDSSGRSFATSFSGQSGAASPGFHHTGTIQGLHGIHGSFNVPNMPGTLTSRNSTLSNVPTGGVQQPTGNLSGGRFASNNLPVALSQLSHGSSHGHSGVTNRGGISVVGNPGFSSNTNGVGGSIPGILPTSAAIGNRNAVPGLGVSPILGNSGPRITSSMGNMVGGGNIGRSISSGGGLSVPGLASRLNLSANSGSGSLSMQGQNRLMSGVLPQGSPQVISMLGNSYPSAGGPLSQSHVQAVNNLSSMGMLNDVNSTDNSPFDINNDFPQLTSRPSSAGGPQGQLGSLRKQGPSPIVQQNQEFSIQNEDFPALPGFRGGNADYGMDLHQKDQLHDNTMLMMQSQHFSMGRPAGFNLGGSYSSHRPQQQQQHVPSASSSGVSFSPVNNQDLLHLHGSDIFPSSHSSYHSQTSGPPGIGLRPLNSSNSVSGMGYDQLIQQYQQHQNQSQLRLQQMSAVNQSFSEPGMKPMQAAQSNHDPYGLLGLQSVLRMNDLDLTSLALGIDLTTLGLNLNSSENLYKTFGSPWSDEPAKGDPEFTVPQCYYAKQPPPLHQGYFSKFTVDTLFYIFYSMPKDEAQLYAANELYNRGWFYHKEHWCWFIRVPNVEPLVKTNTYERGSYHCFDPISFETVRKDNFVVHYEMLEKRPALPQH; encoded by the exons ATGTCGGGATTACTTAAT TCTTCTGTCAACGGATCAGCATCAAATATTCCAGACAGCAGCGGACGTTCTTTCGCTACATCTTTCTCTGGTCAGTCTGGTGCAGCCTCCCCTGGTTTCCATCACACTG GCACTATTCAGGGCCTTCATGGTATTCATGGTAGCTTTAATGTTCCCAACATGCCTGGTACTCTCACATCAAGAAACTCGACTTTAAGTAATGTTCCAACTGGTGGGGTTCAACAACCTACTGGGAACCTATCTGGTGGAAGATTCGCCTCAAATAATCTCCCTGTTGCTCTTTCTCAG TTATCTCATGGCAGTTCCCATGGGCATTCAGGAGTAACCAATAGAGGAGGTATTAGTGTTGTAGGAAACCCTGGATTTAGTAGTAACACAAATGGAGTTGGTGGTTCTATACCTGGAATTCTCCCAACATCTGCTGCGATTGGTAACCGCAATGCTGTTCCAGGATTGGGAGTATCCCCAATTTTGGGAAATTCAGGTCCTAGGATAACTAGTTCTATGGGAAACATGGTTGGTGGGGGCAACATTGGGAGGAGCATAAGCTCGGGTGGAGGATTATCCGTGCCTGGTCTTGCTTCTCGCCTGAACTTAAGTGCCAATAGTGGATCTGGAAGTTTAAGCATGCAGGGTCAGAATAGGTTGATGAGTGGTGTGCTTCCTCAAG GATCTCCTCAGGTAATTTCAATGTTGGGCAATTCTTATCCATCTGCTGGTGGTCCCCTTTCCCAGAGCCATGTTCAAGCTGTGAACAATCTTAGCTCTATGGGAATGTTGAATGATGTGAACTCTACTGACAATTCCCCTTTTGACATAAACAATGATTTCCCTCAGTTGACAAGTCGTCCTAGTTCTGCTGGAGGGCCTCAGGGACAATTGG GCTCATTACGAAAACAAGGTCCTAGTCCCATTGTCCAACAAAACCAAGAGTTCAGCATTCAAAATGAAGATTTCCCTGCTTTACCAGGATTTAGAG GTGGTAATGCTGACTATGGAATGGATTTGCACCAGAAAGATCAACTTCATGACAATACCATGTTAATGATGCAATCTCAGCACTTCTCT ATGGGGAGGCCTGCAGGATTTAACTTGGGTGGATCCTATTCTTCTCATCGCCCGCAGCAGCAACAGCAACATGTGCCATCAGCCAGTAGCAGTGGAGTCTCCTTTTCACCTGTAAACAACCAAGATCTTCTCCATTTACATGGCTCTGATATTTTCCCATCTTCACATTCGAGCTACCACTCGCAG ACCAGTGGACCACCTGGGATTGGGCTAAGGCCTCTAAATTCCTCGAATTCGGTTTCTGGTATGGGTTATGACCAGCTCATACAGCAATACCAGCAGCATCAAAACCAGTCCCAGCTCCGTCTGCAACAGATGTCAGCAGTCAATCAATCATTTAGTGAACCTGGGATGAAGCCAATGCAGGCTGCGCAGTCTAATCATGACCCCTATGGATTACTTGGGTTGCAAAGCGTGCTAAGGATGAATGATCTTGATCTGACTTCCCTTGCTCTCGGAATTGATCTGACTACACTCgggttaaatttgaattcatCGGAAAATCTTTACAAGACATTTGGTTCTCCATGGTCTGATGAACCAGCTAAGGGTGACCCGGAGTTCACTGTGCCACAATGTTATTACGCTAAGCAACCACCTCCTTTACAC CAAggttatttttcaaagttcaCTGTGGACACATTGTTCTATATATTTTACAG CATGCCAAAAGATGAAGCTCAATTATACGCTGCAAATGAACT TTACAATAGAGGCTGGTTTTACCACAAGGAGCACTGGTGTTGGTTCATAAGGGTTCCCAATGTGGAGCCACTAGTGAAGACGAACACGTACGAGAGAGGTTCTTATCACTGTTTTGATCCGATATCATTTGAAACAGTCCGCAAG GATAATTTCGTTGTTCATTACGAGATGTTGGAAAAAAGACCAGCATTACCTCAACATTAA
- the LOC121212693 gene encoding probable NOT transcription complex subunit VIP2 isoform X2, whose protein sequence is MSGLLNSSVNGSASNIPDSSGRSFATSFSGQSGAASPGFHHTGTIQGLHGIHGSFNVPNMPGTLTSRNSTLSNVPTGGVQQPTGNLSGGRFASNNLPVALSQLSHGSSHGHSGVTNRGGISVVGNPGFSSNTNGVGGSIPGILPTSAAIGNRNAVPGLGVSPILGNSGPRITSSMGNMVGGGNIGRSISSGGGLSVPGLASRLNLSANSGSGSLSMQGQNRLMSGVLPQGSPQVISMLGNSYPSAGGPLSQSHVQAVNNLSSMGMLNDVNSTDNSPFDINNDFPQLTSRPSSAGGPQGQLGSLRKQGPSPIVQQNQEFSIQNEDFPALPGFRGGNADYGMDLHQKDQLHDNTMLMMQSQHFSMGRPAGFNLGGSYSSHRPQQQQQHVPSASSSGVSFSPTSGPPGIGLRPLNSSNSVSGMGYDQLIQQYQQHQNQSQLRLQQMSAVNQSFSEPGMKPMQAAQSNHDPYGLLGLQSVLRMNDLDLTSLALGIDLTTLGLNLNSSENLYKTFGSPWSDEPAKGDPEFTVPQCYYAKQPPPLHQGYFSKFTVDTLFYIFYSMPKDEAQLYAANELYNRGWFYHKEHWCWFIRVPNVEPLVKTNTYERGSYHCFDPISFETVRKDNFVVHYEMLEKRPALPQH, encoded by the exons ATGTCGGGATTACTTAAT TCTTCTGTCAACGGATCAGCATCAAATATTCCAGACAGCAGCGGACGTTCTTTCGCTACATCTTTCTCTGGTCAGTCTGGTGCAGCCTCCCCTGGTTTCCATCACACTG GCACTATTCAGGGCCTTCATGGTATTCATGGTAGCTTTAATGTTCCCAACATGCCTGGTACTCTCACATCAAGAAACTCGACTTTAAGTAATGTTCCAACTGGTGGGGTTCAACAACCTACTGGGAACCTATCTGGTGGAAGATTCGCCTCAAATAATCTCCCTGTTGCTCTTTCTCAG TTATCTCATGGCAGTTCCCATGGGCATTCAGGAGTAACCAATAGAGGAGGTATTAGTGTTGTAGGAAACCCTGGATTTAGTAGTAACACAAATGGAGTTGGTGGTTCTATACCTGGAATTCTCCCAACATCTGCTGCGATTGGTAACCGCAATGCTGTTCCAGGATTGGGAGTATCCCCAATTTTGGGAAATTCAGGTCCTAGGATAACTAGTTCTATGGGAAACATGGTTGGTGGGGGCAACATTGGGAGGAGCATAAGCTCGGGTGGAGGATTATCCGTGCCTGGTCTTGCTTCTCGCCTGAACTTAAGTGCCAATAGTGGATCTGGAAGTTTAAGCATGCAGGGTCAGAATAGGTTGATGAGTGGTGTGCTTCCTCAAG GATCTCCTCAGGTAATTTCAATGTTGGGCAATTCTTATCCATCTGCTGGTGGTCCCCTTTCCCAGAGCCATGTTCAAGCTGTGAACAATCTTAGCTCTATGGGAATGTTGAATGATGTGAACTCTACTGACAATTCCCCTTTTGACATAAACAATGATTTCCCTCAGTTGACAAGTCGTCCTAGTTCTGCTGGAGGGCCTCAGGGACAATTGG GCTCATTACGAAAACAAGGTCCTAGTCCCATTGTCCAACAAAACCAAGAGTTCAGCATTCAAAATGAAGATTTCCCTGCTTTACCAGGATTTAGAG GTGGTAATGCTGACTATGGAATGGATTTGCACCAGAAAGATCAACTTCATGACAATACCATGTTAATGATGCAATCTCAGCACTTCTCT ATGGGGAGGCCTGCAGGATTTAACTTGGGTGGATCCTATTCTTCTCATCGCCCGCAGCAGCAACAGCAACATGTGCCATCAGCCAGTAGCAGTGGAGTCTCCTTTTCACCT ACCAGTGGACCACCTGGGATTGGGCTAAGGCCTCTAAATTCCTCGAATTCGGTTTCTGGTATGGGTTATGACCAGCTCATACAGCAATACCAGCAGCATCAAAACCAGTCCCAGCTCCGTCTGCAACAGATGTCAGCAGTCAATCAATCATTTAGTGAACCTGGGATGAAGCCAATGCAGGCTGCGCAGTCTAATCATGACCCCTATGGATTACTTGGGTTGCAAAGCGTGCTAAGGATGAATGATCTTGATCTGACTTCCCTTGCTCTCGGAATTGATCTGACTACACTCgggttaaatttgaattcatCGGAAAATCTTTACAAGACATTTGGTTCTCCATGGTCTGATGAACCAGCTAAGGGTGACCCGGAGTTCACTGTGCCACAATGTTATTACGCTAAGCAACCACCTCCTTTACAC CAAggttatttttcaaagttcaCTGTGGACACATTGTTCTATATATTTTACAG CATGCCAAAAGATGAAGCTCAATTATACGCTGCAAATGAACT TTACAATAGAGGCTGGTTTTACCACAAGGAGCACTGGTGTTGGTTCATAAGGGTTCCCAATGTGGAGCCACTAGTGAAGACGAACACGTACGAGAGAGGTTCTTATCACTGTTTTGATCCGATATCATTTGAAACAGTCCGCAAG GATAATTTCGTTGTTCATTACGAGATGTTGGAAAAAAGACCAGCATTACCTCAACATTAA
- the LOC107931607 gene encoding pentatricopeptide repeat-containing protein At1g07740, mitochondrial has protein sequence MIHSISKPINQIQRNLINHFVKIHEHSKDYHSFGAKRPKTQTNHENPQKRRPKRSPPFVAAMRGIHDPDEALSLFHEYYQMGYKHDYPSFSSLIYKLAKSRNFEAVETLLGVLQNLNIPCKETLFCALFQHYGKAHLSGKAVELFRKMPCFNCVCTVQSLNSVLNVLVDNDRFGDAKEIFDKSKEMGFRPNTVTFNVMIKGLLNGAEFDEACNMFDEMLERNVEPSVVTYNSFISFLCKKGEVEKAKKLFEDMVKKGKYPNAVTYALLMEGLCSLGEYKEAKKLMFDMEYKGCKTKVINFGVLMSYLGKKGEIEEAKSLLSEMKKRRFKADVVIYNILVNYLCKESKVQEAYKVLIDMQVKGCEPNAATYRMMVDGFCNVGDFEGALKVLNVMLKSRHCPRSETFCRLAAGLLQCGKVDDACFVLEEMEKRKISLDLEVWGDLIRDAYSGVGDTNEHLTQIILGN, from the coding sequence ATGATCCATTCCATATCGAAACCCATAAACCAAATACAACGAAATCTAATAAACCATTTCGTTAAAATCCACGAACATTCTAAAGATTACCATAGTTTTGGTGCCAAGAGACCAAAGACCCAAACAAACCATGAAAACCCTCAAAAAAGACGCCCAAAAAGGTCACCCCCTTTTGTTGCAGCTATGAGAGGCATACATGACCCGGATGAAGCTTTGTCACTTTTCCATGAATATTATCAAAtgggttataagcatgattacccttcattttcttctcttatttataAGCTCGCAAAGTCTCGAAATTTCGAAGCTGTTGAAACCCTTCTTGGCGTGTTACAAAATCTCAACATTCCTTGTAAAGAAACCCTTTTTTGTGCTTTGTTTCAGCATTATGGAAAAGCCCATTTGAGTGGAAAAGCTGTTGAGCTTTTCCGTAAAATGCCTTGTTTTAACTGCGTTTGTACGGTTCAGTCTTTGAATTCGGTTCTTAATGTTCTCGTCGATAACGATAGGTTTGGTGATGCAAAGGAGATATTTGATAAGTCTAAAGAAATGGGTTTTCGTCCGAATACGGTGACATTCAACGTGATGATCAAAGGGTTGTTGAACGGGGCAGAGTTTGATGAAGCATGCAATATGTTCGATGAAATGCTTGAAAGAAACGTGGAACCTAGTGTTGTCACTTATAATAGTTTTATAAGTTTTTTGTGTAAAAAGGGTGAGGTGGAAAAGGCTAAAAAACTATTTGAAGATATGGTTAAGAAAGGGAAGTATCCAAATGCTGTGACTTATGCTTTGTTAATGGAAGGTTTGTGTTCTTTAGGTGAATATAAAGAAGCTAAAAAATTGATGTTTGATATGGAATATAAAGGTTGTAAAACGAAGGTTATTAACTTTGGTGTTTTGATGAGTTACCTTGGAAaaaaaggggaaattgaggaaGCTAAATCATTGCTTAGTGAAATGAAGAAAAGGAGGTTTAAAGCCGATGTAGTGATTTATAACATATTGGTGAATTATCTTTGCAAAGAAAGCAAAGTTCAAGAAGCTTATAAAGTTCTGATTGATATGCAAGTTAAAGGTTGTGAGCCAAATGCAGCTACATATAGGATGATGGTTGATGGGTTTTGTAATGTTGGGGATTTTGAAGGTGCTTTGAAGGTTTTGAATGTGATGTTGAAGAGTCGGCATTGTCCGCGGTCAGAAACTTTTTGCCGGTTGGCTGCGGGGTTATTACAGTGTGGGAAAGTTGATGATGCTTGCTTTGTTTTGGAGGAGatggagaagagaaaaataagcCTTGATTTAGAGGTTTGGGGAGATTTGATAAGGGATGCTTATAGTGGTGTTGGTGATACTAATGAACACTTAACACAAATTATCTTGGGTAATTAG
- the LOC107931332 gene encoding histone H4, producing the protein MSGRGKGGKGLGKGGAKRHRKVLRDNIQGITKPAIRRLARRGGVKRISGLIYEETRGVLKIFLENVIRDAVTYTEHARRKTVTAMDVVYALKRQGRTLYGFGG; encoded by the coding sequence ATGTCAGGAAGAGGAAAGGGAGGCAAGGGGTTAGGCAAGGGCGGAGCAAAGCGCCACCGCAAGGTCCTCCGTGATAACATCCAGGGAATCACGAAACCGGCGATCCGGCGTCTAGCTCGTAGGGGAGGTGTCAAGCGTATCAGTGGCTTGATCTACGAGGAAACCCGTGGAGTGTTGAAGATCTTCTTGGAGAACGTGATCCGCGACGCCGTGACCTACACTGAGCACGCCAGGAGAAAGACGGTGACCGCCATGGATGTCGTTTATGCCCTCAAGAGGCAGGGTAGGACTTTGTACGGTTTCGGCGGCTAG
- the LOC121212694 gene encoding probable serine/threonine-protein kinase PBL5 → MGCFCFSGNSSKGSEKPTKKIIINNKNDSSSNKSKPHAQTQTGSDELKVTVTNEEVVAKKGDQLSIDVKNFNLNDEISKDGKANNLAQSFTFEELATATGNFRSDCFLGEGGFGKVYKGFLDKTSQVVAIKQLDRNGAQGIREFVVEVLTLSMAEHPNLVKLIGFCAEGDQRLLVYEYMPLGSLENHLYELPASRKPLDWNTRMKIAAGAARGLEYLHEKMKPPVIYRDLKCSNILLGEGYHPKLSDFGLAKVGPIGDKTHVSTRVMGTYGYCAPDYAMTGQLTFKSDIYSFGVVLLELITGRKAIDETRDRSEQNLVAWARPMFKDRRNFSRMVDPLLQGQYPVRGLYQALAIAAMCVQEQPNMRPAITDVVMALNYLASQKYDPDNPVQSSRKSKSSAATNGDDDKKPVAEHELNSD, encoded by the exons atgggttgtttttgtttttctggGAATTCAAGCAAAGGATCAGAGAAACCAACAAAGAAGATCATCATCAACAACAAAAATGATAGCAGTAGCAACAAAAGTAAACCCCATGCTCAAACACAAACCGGTTCAG aTGAATTGAAAGTGACTGTTACAAATGAAGAGGTAGTAGCTAAGAAAGGAGATCAATTATCAATTGATGTAAAGAATTTCAATTTGAATGATGAGATTTCAAAGGATGGCAAAGCTAACAACTTGGCACAGTCATTTACATTCGAGGAACTTGCGACCGCGACCGGAAACTTCCGGTCAGATTGTTTTTTGGGCGAAGGCGGCTTCGGGAAAGTTTACAAAGGATTCTTGGACAAAACCAGTCAA GTTGTCGCGATCAAGCAACTCGATCGTAATGGTGCTCAGGGAATTAGAGAATTCGTCGTTGAAGTATTAACATTAAGCATGGCTGAGCACCCGAATCTTGTTAAATTGATAGGTTTTTGTGCAGAGGGTGATCAAAGATTACTTGTTTACGAGTACATGCCGTTAGGGTCATTGGAGAATCATTTATACG AACTTCCGGCTAGCCGAAAGCCACTTGATTGGAACACGAGAATGAAAATAGCTGCTGGTGCAGCAAGGGGTTTAGAGTATTTGCATGAAAAAATGAAGCCCCCTGTTATATACCGGGACTTGAAATGCTCAAATATATTGCTCGGTGAGGGGTATCATCCGAAGCTATCCGATTTTGGTTTGGCTAAAGTTGGTCCCATTGGCGATAAGACTCATGTTTCTACTAGGGTTATGGGTACATACGGTTACTGTGCACCGGATTATGCAATGACCGGACAGCTGACATTTAAGTCGGATATTTACAGCTTTGGGGTTGTCCTCTTGGAACTAATTACCGGTAGGAAAGCGATTGACGAGACAAGAGATCGCTCAGAGCAAAATCTCGTTGCATGG GCACGTCCCATGTTCAAAGACCGAAGAAACTTTTCTCGAATGGTCGACCCTTTACTACAAGGTCAATATCCGGTCCGAGGTCTCTACCAAGCACTTGCCATTGCTGCAATGTGCGTTCAAGAGCAACCCAACATGCGGCCGGCAATAACTGACGTCGTTATGGCTCTGAATTACTTAGCTTCCCAGAAATACGACCCGGACAATCCTGTCCAAAGCTCCCGAAAGAGCAAATCATCAGCGGCAACAAACGGAGACGATGACAAAAAACCAGTTGCAGAACATGAACTTAATAGTGACTGA